The following DNA comes from Vannielia litorea.
CAGCCGGGCTTTCGGCTGGGGCGGGCATGATCTACTCTGGCGCCAAATTGCCAGATGGAGCCCCCATGTATTCCACCCCCTTGCCCAAATTCGCCCCCGCCAATGGTGCCGCATGCCCGGTTTGGGCCGTCGGCCCCGAGGGGCTTGAGAGCCTGCCGGAAGAGGCCGCCCGGTGGGCTGCGTCCACCGGCTTCAAGGCCGGTGCGGGCGAGACCTGCCTTGTGCCGGGCGAGGGCGGGGCGTTGGGCGCCGTGTTGCTCGGGCTTGGCAGCGAAGGCAGCCGCGACCGGCGCCGCTTTGCCACCGGCGGGTTGCCGGCAGCATTGCCCGAAGGCACCTACGCGCTGGCGGGCGCTTGGGGGGCGCGGGAGGCCGAGGAGGCGGCTCTGGGCTGGCTCTTCGGCAGCTACCAGTTCACCCGTTACGCGAGCAGCGCGAGCGAGAAGGCGCAGCTGGTGTGCCCCGAGGGGGTTGATGCCGCGAAGCTGGAGGCGATTGCGGCGGGCGAGTTCCTGACCCGCGATCTCATCAACACCCCGACCTCCGACATGGGGCCTGAAGCGCTTGAGGATGCCTTCTTTGCGCTGGCGAAAGAGCAAGGCGCAAAGGCCAGTGCCATCCGGGGTGACGACCTGATGACGCAGAACTTTCCGATGATCCACGCGGTAGGCCGGGCCAGCGCCGAGGCGCCGCGGCTGCTGGACATGCGCTGGGGCGAAGAAGGGCCTGCGCTGACCCTCGTGGGCAAGGGCGTGTGCTTTGACACCGGCGGGCTGAACCTGAAGCCGGGCGCCTCGATGGGTCTGATGAAGAAGGACATGGGCGGCTCGGCCACGGTGCTGGGCCTCGCGCGGATGATCATGGCGCTGGGGCTGAAGCTGCGGCTGCGGGTGCTGGTGCCTGCGGTGGAGAACTCGGTGTCGTCCAACAGCTTCCGGCCGCAAGATATTTTGACGAGCCGCAAGGGGCTGACGGTGGAGATCAACAACACCGACGCCGAGGGGCGTCTGGTGCTGGCAGATGCGCTGACGCTGGCGGGGGAGGAAAACCCCGACATGATCGTGAGCTTCGCCACGCTAACCGGCGCGGCGCGGGTGGCGGTGGGCGATGACCTTTCGCCCTTTTTCACCGGGAACGAAGCACTGGCGGGTGCGCTCACGGAAGCGGCGGCAGAGGTGGCGGACCCGGTCTGGCGGATGCCGTTCCATGCGCCTTACGAGCCGCGTATCGAGCCGGGCATCGCGGACCTCGACAATGCGCCGAAGGGCGGCATGGCCGGGGCGATCACGGCGGCGCTCTTTTTGCGGCGCTTCGTGCCGGAGGGTGCGGATTATACCCATTTTGACATTTACGGCTGGCAGCCGAACCCGGCGCCGGGGCGGCCCAAGGGGGGCGTTGGAATGGGCGCGCGGGCGCTGCTGGCGGCTTTGCCGAAGGTGCTGGGATGAAGCTGGACCGCCGCCTTACCCCCGCCAATGCCCGCGTGGCTGCCGCCGCGTTGAAGGGGCTGGTCGAGGCGGAGGCCTATGTGGAGGGCGAAGCGGCCTGCGTTTGCGCCCCGCTGGCCGACATCTGCCGCGATCCGGCGGGCGACCGCGAGCGGCAGCTGCTGATGGGCGCGCGGGTGGTGGTGTATGAGCGGGTGGCGGGCTGGGCCTTTGTGCAGGCGGCCTCCGATGGCTACGTGGGCTATGTGGCCGAGGCGGCGCTGGGCGAGGTGGTGGCCCCGACCCACCGGGTGAGTGCCCGGCAGAGCCACCTTTACCCGGAGCCGAGCATCAAGGTGCGGGAGAAGGCGGTGCTTTCGTTCGGCGCGCAGGTCGTGGTGACCGGGCAGGAGGGTGACCTGTGCGAAACGCCGGGCGGGTTTGTGCCGGTGCAGCATCTGACGGAGATCGGCACGCGGATGGACCGGCTGGAGGTGGCGCAGCTCTTTCTGGGCACGCCTTACCTTTGGGGTGGCAACTCGGGCGCGGGGATCGACTGCTCGGGGTTGGTGCAGGCGGCGCTCCGGGCCGAAGGGCATGACTGCCCGGGCGACAGCGACATGCAGGAGGAGGCCGTGGGCGAGAGCGTGGCGCTGGATGCGACGGTTGAGCCGGGCGACCTGTTCTTCTGGCCGGGGCATGTGGCGATGGCGCTGGATGCGGAGCGGCTCATTCACGCAACAGGGCATTTCATGAGCACGGTGATCGAGCCGCTGCCCGAGGCGCTGGCGCGGATCGAGGCAGCGGGCTATGCGCTGCGGTCGCGGCGGCGGGTGGGCTAGAGCGGGGAGTCGGGACAGGTCCCGACCCATGCGGTTAGGTGGATGTTACTGCCACGCCACCGGGTCGAGTTTGAACAGGGTTGAAAGTTGGGCGTAGACCTCGGGCTCCTCCTCCATCAGGGCGGCAGGTTGCTCGAAGAAGACCTCGACGGCCACCGCGAAGAACTCCTCGTGGCCCTCGCAGCCGTAGGGGTCGATCACGCCGCGTTCGCCGCGCTCCACCTTCTCGCACAGTCGCTCGTAGGCGCCGGTGAAGACCCGCGCCCATTCGGCGAAGCTCTGGCCACGGGCCATGACGGGGGCGCCATCGGCCGCGCCGGAGAGATCATCGACCTGATGGGCGAATTCGTGGAGCACCACGTTGTGGCCATCGTGCTCATCGGCGGCGCCTGCCTCGGAATGGGCCCAGCTCAGGATCACCGGGCCGCGCGCCCAGCTCTCGCCGGTGCGGACGGTGTCCTGCTCGGTCACGACGAAGCCGTTGTGGCTGGCGCGGCGCGAGCGGAAGGCGCCGGGGTAGATCAGGATGGTGCGCAGGTTCACGAACCATGTGTCGGTGTTCACCACCAGAAGACAGGCCTGCGCGGCGATGGAGAGGCGCATCTCGTCGGTCACCTCCAGCCCGCCGCGCCCCAAAAACTCGACCTGATCGAGAAAGAGGTTCACCCGGCCTTCCAGGGCACGGGCCAGATCGGGCGGCAGGCGGCGCGTGATGGGCACCTTGGCAGAGATCACCGCGCGCTGGGCCTCGGTCAGCCGCATAGTCAGAAGGGCGGCACGGGAACGGCGGCGCAACAGCTTGGCGACACCCCATGCGAGGGCGGCGAGCGCCATGAGGCCGAGGACGATGAGGGTGGGCATGGGGTGGCCGGTTACTCGACGGCGCGGATCAGCTTGCGTTCGAGCACGCGGAGCACGGTGCGCAGATCATGGCCGCGCTTGAGCACCTGCCCGTCCATCCCGATCACGGCATACATGCCCTGCTTGGCCCGCATCTTGGGGCGCTTCTCGATCCGGTAGAGCGGGTGCTCGGCGGTGCGGCGGAAGATCGAGAAGACGGCAACGTCACGCAGGCTCGATATGCCGTAGTCACGCCACTCGCCAGCGGCGACGAAGCGCCCGTAGAGACCAAGAATGAGCGAAAGTTCGGGGCGCTGGAAGGCGACCGGCTCGTTCGCGCGATTGCCGGGAAAGGGCGTGGGCGACTGCACGTTCATGCCTATGAGAGTGGGGGCAAGCGGGGGCAAAATCAAGCGTCTCGAAAATGTCGCAAAATGGCCCCCGCAGGGTCGCCCGCCGATCCTGACCGCGCCGCGATCGGTTGCGATACACCTCGGCACGCAACGAGCCCCAGGCTCGACCCCGGTGGGGTGGCATCATAGCCCCCACCCAGTCGCCCCACCGGGGTGCCAGACTACAGTGCCCGTCGGCTTTGTCCGGCGGGCCTTTTTCTGTTCGGGGTCAGGCGAACCGCCCGTGGCAGAACCAGCCGCCCGAGACCGCCCCGCCGTGGGCGTAGAACAGCCAGAGCCGCGCGCCGCAGGCGGTTTCGACCTGCCAGTAATCGCGCTGCCCGCTCCGCCATGCCGGCTCGTCGAGCCACCATTCGGGGGCGATCCGCTCGGGCCCGGTGGCCGAGGCGGTGGCAAACTGGCGGCGGCGCCAGCGGAAGGCCAGCGGCAGGGCGGCGGGCCGGTCGCCGGGCGGGCCGGAGGGGGTGACGAACTCGGGCGCAAACAGGGTCAGCGGGCGCGGCTCTGTGGGGCGGGGGGGCCAGTCGGTGGCGGGCGCGGACCATGCGGCGGCGCGGAGCTGGGTGGCCTTTTCGGGCACGTGGCTGTCGCCGGGGTGGAGCCGGTGGATCTGCTCCAGCCCGACCCGCGCGCCCAGCCGCCCGATCAGGTCATCGAGCGCGGTGTCGTTTTGCAGCCGGGCGGCGGCATCGGCGCTGGCCCCGGCGTGGCCGCGGTGCTGCACCGCGTGGACCGGCTCGGTGACGGTGGCCACCAGCCGGATCACGTCGATCCCGTCACCGGCATCGACCTCGGCCAGCTTCATCCGCAGCAGGGGGCGCAGGCGCTCGGGGTCGGCGGAGGGGCGGGCGAGGCCCAACTCGAGCACCTGGGCGCTGTGATCGCAGCGCAGCAGGTGCAGCCGGAGCCGCCGGGCGCCCATGCCGCGCGCGCGCAGCCGGGCCTCCAGCGCGGGCAGCAGCCGGTCGATCCCGGCGGCGAGGTCGGGCTCCAGCCCGATCGGCTCGGGCAGGGTCAGCCGCACGGCATAGCGCGGCTCGGGGCGGGCGGGAGAGACCGGCTCGGGGGCGGTGCCGAAGGCCTGGTCGAGCCGCAGCACCAGATCGGCGCCGAAGCGGCGGGCCAGGGCGGCGCGGGGCTGGGCGGCCAGCTCCTCGACCCGGCGCAGCCCGAGGCGGGCAAGCTGCTGGGTGGTCTTGGGCGGCAGGCGCAGCGCGGCCAGCGGCAGCGGTGCCAGAGCCTCGCGGGCCATGCCGGGCGCGGCGATGCGGGCCTCTGGCGAAGGCGTATCGGCGACCAGCGGGGGCGGGCCGCCACGCTCCCAGTGCCGCCGTTTCACCGCGCGGGCGCGGGTGGCATAGGCCTCTTGGTCGATCGCATCGCCCGAGCGCAGCGCCCCCGGCCCCTGGCCCGCGAACCGCGCCAGCGCCCAGGCCGCGCCGACGGTATCGGCCACCCCGGAGCAGACCGTCAGCCCGAGCTGGGCGCAATCGGCCTCGGCCTCGCCCATCAGCCCGGCCTCGCCGCCGAAGAGATGGGCGCAGCCAGTGATATCCACCACCAGCCCCTCGGGCGGGGCCTCGCTGATCCAGGGAGAGAACTTGCCGGCCCAGCGGCGCAGAACGGTGAGAAACCCGGCCTCGATGGCGGGCCGCTCCAGCCGGGTGACGAGATCGGGGCAGACCGCCTGCGCATCGCGCAGCGGTTGGCCGGGGCGCAGCCCGGCGGCGGAGGCGGTGCGCGACAGCGAAGCGAGGCTGACCACGTTGCCGCTTTCGCGCACCACGGCCAGCGGCACCTCGGCAAGCGCGGGCTCGGCACGGATCAGCCGCTCGGCGGCAAGCCGGGGGAACCACAGCGAGAGGATTCGGCGGTTGGGCATGAGGCGGCAGCAGGTGTGTTCGTGATTTGTTCTATTTTAGCCCTGCACCATGCGGGAGTCGAGTCCGCCTGTTCCGGGGTGGATCAGCCGCAGGTGACGCGGGTAATCAGGCCGGCGGGGTCGAGGTAGAAGTTCATCCGGTAGGGATTGTACTCCTGGGTCACGATGCCGCCGTGGGGGATGACCCGGATCTGGCGGGTGACGCCGAGCGTGGGGATCACGCTGGAGGGTTGGCCGATGGCGGCGGTGCGATAGGTGGAGGCGCCGCAAATGTCAGGCTCGCGCTCCACGAGGCCGCTGTCGGCATTGTCCTGCAGCGGATCGTCGCTCGGGGGGAGGTCTTCAACCGGGGGCTGACAGGCGGCGAGTGCCGTCAGGAGAATCAGGGCCTTGAGAGATTTCATCGCGGGTTTCTTCCCATATCCGGTTGAATAAACGCAGAGATTCCCCCACGGTTCCGCGCGACAGATTAACGGGAGTTTCGACAAATGAAAACGCGCGCCGCGGTGGCCCTTGAGGCTGGCAAACCGCTTGAGATCATGGAGGTGAACCTTGAGGGCCCGAAGGCGGGCGAGGTTCTGGTGGAGATCAAGGCGACGGGGATTTGCCACACCGATGAGTTCACCCGCTCGGGCGATGACCCGGAGGGGCTGTTTCCGTCCATCCTTGGCCATGAGGGCGCGGGGGTTGTGCTGGAGGTGGGCGAGGGCGTGACCACGCTGAAGCCGGGCGACCACGTGATCCCGCTCTACACCCCGGAATGCCGGGAGTGCGCCTCTTGCCTGAGCGGCAAGACCAACCTGTGCACCGCGATCCGCAATACGCAAGGCCAGGGCCTGATGCCTGACGGCACGACCCGGTTCTCGATGCTCGATGGCACGCCGATCTATCACTACATGGGCTGTTCCACCTTTGCGAACCACACGGTGATGCCCGAGATCGCGCTGGCCAAGGTGCGCGAGGACGCGCCCTTCGACAAGATCTGCTACATCGGCTGCGGCGTGACCACCGGCATCGGGGCCGTCATTAACACGGCAGGTGTTGAGATTGGGTCAACGGCCGCCGTTTTTGGCCTCGGCGGCATCGGGCTGAACGTGATCCAGGGCCTGCGGATGGCGGGCTGCGACAAGATCATCGGGGTCGATCTGAACGACGACAAGGCGGAGATGGCGAAGAAATTCGGCATGACACACTTCGTTAACCCTTCGAAGGTAGAGAACACGGTGCAGGCCATTGTGGACCTGACGAAGACCGAGCTCGACCAGATCGGCGGCGTGGACTACTCGTTCGACGCCACCGGCAACGTGAAGGTGATGCGCGACGCGCTGGAATGCTCGCACCGCGGCTGGGGCGTGAGCGTGATCATCGGCGTGGCGCCGGCAGGGGCCGAGATCAGCACCCGCCCGTTCCAGCTGGTGACGGGCCGGGTCTGGAAGGGCACGGCCTTCGGCGGCGCCAAGGGCCGGACGGATGTGCCGAAGTTCGTGGACTGGTACATGGACGGAAAGATCGAGATCGACCCGATGATCACCCACAAGCTGAAGCTCGATGACATCAACGAAGGGTTCGAGCTGATGCACGCCGGCAAATCCATCCGCGCCGTGGTGGAGTATTGATCCGCGCTGCTGCCCTCGTGGCGGCACTGGCGGCCAGCCCCGCGCTGGCCGCTCCGCTGCTCGAACTCCGCGTCGGCCCGGTGGCGGCCGAGGCCGAGGCGAGAGACATCGTGAGCGTTGCCCCGGTGCTCGATGCGCAGCCGGGCTTCGACATTACCATCTCGGAGCGGTTCAGCGAGGCGGTGGGCAAGCTTACGGCGGCTCACGTGGGCGAGGAGCTGCGGCTCTCGATCTGCGGCGAGGTGGTGATGCGGCCCCGGATCATGGAGCCGATTTTGGGCACCGGGATGCGGCTGATGCCGATTCCACCCGAGAAGGCGCAGCCCTACCTGCTGTGGCTCACCGGGCGGGAGCCTTGCCCGGAGGAGTGAGCGGCGCAGGGCCGAAGCGCCCTGCGGGTACGATCAAGGCCACGGCCCGAGGGAACCGGCGCGGCATTTGCGCGGTTCATCCTGCATAGGAGGGCCTGCCGATGAACACCAAACCCAGCTTCCCGACCGATCTTTTGCCCAGCGAAGAAGCCCAGAGCCGCCTTGTGCCGGTGGCCGTGGCCTGCGGGCTGGTGGCGGGGGGCGCGCTGCTGTGGCGGGCCAAGCCGCGCGCGCTGGAAATCCCCGACCCGGTGCCGCTGGGCGCGAAACCGTCGAAGAGCCTGTTCCGCCGGATGGCCCGCCGCTCGCGCGACGGGGTGCACAAGATCGCGCCCGGCAACATCTCGGTGTCGCTGGGGCGCTCGCTGGTGATCGCGGGCGGGGCGCTGCTGCTGACGCGGCTGCTCGATGAGCTGGCGGGCGAAGACTAACCCTTTCGCGCCACCACGAAACGCGCTGGCGGATTGGCCGGGTAGTTGCCGGTTTCGACGATCGTCAGCCCGGCGGCCTCGTGCAGCGCGTCGATTTCCGCAACCTTGAAGAAGCGAACCTTGGGCGCCTGCCGGAACAGCCGCATCGCGCCGATCAGCGGGCGCAGATACCACATGCGGCTGAGCGCGGTGGTCTTGGTGATCACGTAGCCGCCCGGTTTGACGCGGGCGGCGAGGGCGGCGACGGCGGCGGCGGGATCGGGCACCAGATGCAGGAGATTGAAGGCGATGGCGGCGTCGAACGGGCCTTTGGGCAGGGTGTCGACCCCGGTTTGCTCCAGCGTGATGTTGGTCAGGCC
Coding sequences within:
- a CDS encoding leucyl aminopeptidase family protein codes for the protein MYSTPLPKFAPANGAACPVWAVGPEGLESLPEEAARWAASTGFKAGAGETCLVPGEGGALGAVLLGLGSEGSRDRRRFATGGLPAALPEGTYALAGAWGAREAEEAALGWLFGSYQFTRYASSASEKAQLVCPEGVDAAKLEAIAAGEFLTRDLINTPTSDMGPEALEDAFFALAKEQGAKASAIRGDDLMTQNFPMIHAVGRASAEAPRLLDMRWGEEGPALTLVGKGVCFDTGGLNLKPGASMGLMKKDMGGSATVLGLARMIMALGLKLRLRVLVPAVENSVSSNSFRPQDILTSRKGLTVEINNTDAEGRLVLADALTLAGEENPDMIVSFATLTGAARVAVGDDLSPFFTGNEALAGALTEAAAEVADPVWRMPFHAPYEPRIEPGIADLDNAPKGGMAGAITAALFLRRFVPEGADYTHFDIYGWQPNPAPGRPKGGVGMGARALLAALPKVLG
- a CDS encoding C40 family peptidase — protein: MDRRLTPANARVAAAALKGLVEAEAYVEGEAACVCAPLADICRDPAGDRERQLLMGARVVVYERVAGWAFVQAASDGYVGYVAEAALGEVVAPTHRVSARQSHLYPEPSIKVREKAVLSFGAQVVVTGQEGDLCETPGGFVPVQHLTEIGTRMDRLEVAQLFLGTPYLWGGNSGAGIDCSGLVQAALRAEGHDCPGDSDMQEEAVGESVALDATVEPGDLFFWPGHVAMALDAERLIHATGHFMSTVIEPLPEALARIEAAGYALRSRRRVG
- a CDS encoding zinc-dependent peptidase codes for the protein MPTLIVLGLMALAALAWGVAKLLRRRSRAALLTMRLTEAQRAVISAKVPITRRLPPDLARALEGRVNLFLDQVEFLGRGGLEVTDEMRLSIAAQACLLVVNTDTWFVNLRTILIYPGAFRSRRASHNGFVVTEQDTVRTGESWARGPVILSWAHSEAGAADEHDGHNVVLHEFAHQVDDLSGAADGAPVMARGQSFAEWARVFTGAYERLCEKVERGERGVIDPYGCEGHEEFFAVAVEVFFEQPAALMEEEPEVYAQLSTLFKLDPVAWQ
- a CDS encoding DUF2794 domain-containing protein, whose protein sequence is MNVQSPTPFPGNRANEPVAFQRPELSLILGLYGRFVAAGEWRDYGISSLRDVAVFSIFRRTAEHPLYRIEKRPKMRAKQGMYAVIGMDGQVLKRGHDLRTVLRVLERKLIRAVE
- a CDS encoding Y-family DNA polymerase produces the protein MPNRRILSLWFPRLAAERLIRAEPALAEVPLAVVRESGNVVSLASLSRTASAAGLRPGQPLRDAQAVCPDLVTRLERPAIEAGFLTVLRRWAGKFSPWISEAPPEGLVVDITGCAHLFGGEAGLMGEAEADCAQLGLTVCSGVADTVGAAWALARFAGQGPGALRSGDAIDQEAYATRARAVKRRHWERGGPPPLVADTPSPEARIAAPGMAREALAPLPLAALRLPPKTTQQLARLGLRRVEELAAQPRAALARRFGADLVLRLDQAFGTAPEPVSPARPEPRYAVRLTLPEPIGLEPDLAAGIDRLLPALEARLRARGMGARRLRLHLLRCDHSAQVLELGLARPSADPERLRPLLRMKLAEVDAGDGIDVIRLVATVTEPVHAVQHRGHAGASADAAARLQNDTALDDLIGRLGARVGLEQIHRLHPGDSHVPEKATQLRAAAWSAPATDWPPRPTEPRPLTLFAPEFVTPSGPPGDRPAALPLAFRWRRRQFATASATGPERIAPEWWLDEPAWRSGQRDYWQVETACGARLWLFYAHGGAVSGGWFCHGRFA
- a CDS encoding I78 family peptidase inhibitor; the protein is MKSLKALILLTALAACQPPVEDLPPSDDPLQDNADSGLVEREPDICGASTYRTAAIGQPSSVIPTLGVTRQIRVIPHGGIVTQEYNPYRMNFYLDPAGLITRVTCG
- a CDS encoding S-(hydroxymethyl)glutathione dehydrogenase/class III alcohol dehydrogenase, with translation MKTRAAVALEAGKPLEIMEVNLEGPKAGEVLVEIKATGICHTDEFTRSGDDPEGLFPSILGHEGAGVVLEVGEGVTTLKPGDHVIPLYTPECRECASCLSGKTNLCTAIRNTQGQGLMPDGTTRFSMLDGTPIYHYMGCSTFANHTVMPEIALAKVREDAPFDKICYIGCGVTTGIGAVINTAGVEIGSTAAVFGLGGIGLNVIQGLRMAGCDKIIGVDLNDDKAEMAKKFGMTHFVNPSKVENTVQAIVDLTKTELDQIGGVDYSFDATGNVKVMRDALECSHRGWGVSVIIGVAPAGAEISTRPFQLVTGRVWKGTAFGGAKGRTDVPKFVDWYMDGKIEIDPMITHKLKLDDINEGFELMHAGKSIRAVVEY
- a CDS encoding class I SAM-dependent methyltransferase; translated protein: MTDAKFWNKVAPRYAARPISDEAAYATTLERTASYLAADASVLEAGAGTGTTARRLAPHAGRIVATDIADALLEIARSRIDADGLTNITLEQTGVDTLPKGPFDAAIAFNLLHLVPDPAAAVAALAARVKPGGYVITKTTALSRMWYLRPLIGAMRLFRQAPKVRFFKVAEIDALHEAAGLTIVETGNYPANPPARFVVARKG